The following coding sequences lie in one Microbacterium sp. XT11 genomic window:
- a CDS encoding ATP-binding cassette domain-containing protein, protein MIPAIEVRGLRKAFGGRPVVDGLSFTVARGEVFALLGPNGAGKTTTINILTTLVAADAGTATVAGFDTRTQSTAVQQRISLTGQSAAVDDALTASENVVMFARLSGYGRASARRRASELIAQFDLTDAAKRPVRTFSGGMRRRLDLALSFVIAPEILFLDEPTTGLDTRSRRDLWDIIRSLAAAGTTVFMTTQYLEEADQLADRIAVLHDGGIAALGSAAELKARVGGDTVELHDARGTLLSEIPTDGSVSGLRRALDRLDESGRDGIVTLRRPTLDDVFLAVTEHSADTITLKEPA, encoded by the coding sequence ATGATCCCCGCCATCGAGGTACGGGGCCTGCGCAAGGCCTTCGGAGGACGCCCCGTCGTGGACGGCCTCTCCTTCACCGTCGCGCGCGGCGAGGTCTTCGCACTGCTCGGACCGAACGGAGCCGGCAAGACCACGACCATCAACATCCTCACGACGCTCGTCGCCGCGGACGCAGGCACCGCCACCGTCGCAGGCTTCGACACCAGGACGCAGAGCACCGCCGTGCAGCAGCGGATCAGCCTGACCGGTCAGTCCGCCGCCGTCGACGACGCGCTCACCGCCTCGGAGAACGTCGTGATGTTCGCCCGGCTCAGCGGCTACGGGCGCGCGTCCGCCCGTCGCAGGGCATCCGAGCTGATCGCGCAGTTCGATCTGACGGATGCCGCCAAGCGCCCCGTCCGCACGTTCTCCGGGGGCATGCGCCGCAGACTCGACCTCGCGCTGAGCTTCGTCATCGCGCCCGAGATCCTCTTCCTCGACGAGCCGACGACGGGACTGGACACCCGCAGCCGGCGCGACCTCTGGGACATCATCCGCTCGCTGGCCGCGGCGGGCACGACCGTGTTCATGACGACGCAGTACCTCGAGGAGGCGGATCAGCTCGCCGACCGCATCGCCGTGCTGCACGACGGAGGGATCGCCGCGCTGGGATCCGCCGCCGAGTTGAAAGCGCGTGTCGGCGGCGACACCGTCGAACTCCACGACGCACGAGGGACGCTTCTCAGCGAGATCCCGACCGACGGATCGGTGTCGGGGCTGCGCCGCGCGCTCGATCGACTCGACGAGTCGGGCCGGGACGGCATCGTCACGCTGCGGCGCCCGACCCTCGACGACGTCTTCCTCGCCGTCACCGAACACTCCGCTGACACCATCACCCTGAAGGAGCCCGCATGA